DNA sequence from the Peptoniphilus sp. GNH genome:
CCTGCCAGCAAAATAATAGGACTATTGAAGGATTCTAGAGCCTTTATTGTCGAGTCGGGATTTGTGCCCTTAGAGTCATTGTAGTATTTGACTCCATTATCTTTTACAAACTCAATTCTGTGTTCTACTCCCTCAAACTCAGAAACCGCTTCTCTTATAGTTTGCTTGTCTATACCTGCTGCAAGTGCCACCATTACACATGCCAAGACATTCTCTACATTATGCCCACCAGGTATTTTGATTTCATCTGTTGTCATTATTTTTTCTTCTGCGAAATCAAAACTTCTAAAAATTATATCCTTTTTTACTACAAAGACTCCTGGAAGTCCCAAGTCTCTTTTAGCAAAATAATAGACTCCACACTTTTTAGTGTATATCATAGATAAAATAGCGTCTTCTCCATTTAAGATAAGGTAGTCGCCATTTTTCATATTTTGAAAAATTTTGTACTTGGCATTTTTATAATTTTCAAAATTTTTGTGCCAGTCAATATGGTCTTTAGTTATATTTGTTATGAGGGCAATTTTTGGCCTTAGATGCTCAGTATATTCCAACTGAAAGCTGGAAAGCTCGCACACAACCCAATCGTCTTTTTGAGCATCCATAGCAGAAAACACACTTTCTCCCACATTGCCAACTAGATAAGTTTTTTTCTTTTTAGATAAGATTGACGTTATAAGCTCAACACAAGTAGTCTTGCCATTTGTGCCAGTTACTCCTATAAAATTTTTACAAGCAGAAATCTCTTGAAAATATTCCACATCTGATATTATTCTGATATTCTTTTCTTCAAGTTTTTTTACTAGGGGCGAATCAGGCTTGATTCCAGGACTTTTTATGCAAAATTCAAACTTTAAATCCCCATCTAAATCTGCCATGTCAATTGATTCATCTTTTAACTTATCGTCATAAACATATACAGAATATTCATTTTGTTTTTTAAGAGCT
Encoded proteins:
- the murD gene encoding UDP-N-acetylmuramoyl-L-alanine--D-glutamate ligase; the protein is MKKNVLVAGLGKTGKGAVEALKKQNEYSVYVYDDKLKDESIDMADLDGDLKFEFCIKSPGIKPDSPLVKKLEEKNIRIISDVEYFQEISACKNFIGVTGTNGKTTCVELITSILSKKKKTYLVGNVGESVFSAMDAQKDDWVVCELSSFQLEYTEHLRPKIALITNITKDHIDWHKNFENYKNAKYKIFQNMKNGDYLILNGEDAILSMIYTKKCGVYYFAKRDLGLPGVFVVKKDIIFRSFDFAEEKIMTTDEIKIPGGHNVENVLACVMVALAAGIDKQTIREAVSEFEGVEHRIEFVKDNGVKYYNDSKGTNPDSTIKALESFNSPIILLAGGYDKNSDFDLMMNSARGKVKKMLLMGATKNKLAQAAENAQIDYEFVENMQEAVKRAKELAKEGEIVLLSPACASWDMYKSYEERGKDFKDIVNKVV